The Ensifer canadensis genomic sequence CATGAAACAGCGCGCGGATGCGCTCGGCCTTGGCGGCCGGCATGGTCATGTCGTTCATTGTCTTCCCCTTGTCGTCTCAGTTGTCGTTGGCCGTGGCGCGAAAGGCGCCCATGCGGGTGAAGTCGTCGGCATTGTCGAGCGGGCTTTCGGCCCAGAGCCGAGCGACTGCCGCCGAAAGCGGCAGTGCGGCGCCGGTGCGGGCGGCAAGCTCACTTGCAAGCCGCACGTCCTTGCGCATCAGGCCCATGGTGAAGCCGCTGTCGAAGCGGTCGTTCATCACCCAGGTCGGGAAATGCACTTCGCTGATCATCGATTTGCCCGAGGCGGCGTTCAGCACCTTGAGCGCCTGTTCGGGCTCTAGCCCTGCCGAAAGCGCCAGCTTCAGGCCCTCGCCCGTCGTCACCATATGGGCGGCTGCAAGCAAGTTGTTGACGAGCTTGGCGACATTGCCGGCACCGCTTGGGCCCACATGCAGGGCCTTGGCCGCCATCGCATCGATCACCATTTTCGCGCGGGTAACATCGGCGTCACGGCCGCCGATCATCATCGTCAGCATGCCGCTTGCAGCACCCGCCGGCCCGCCCGAGACGGGCGCATCGAGGAAACCGTGGCCAAGTGCGTTGAGACCGGCGGCGAGATCGCGCGAAACGTCGGGTTCCGACGTCGACGTGTCGATGATGACGACACGGTCGTCGGC encodes the following:
- a CDS encoding NAD(P)-dependent oxidoreductase; this encodes MTTKERAIGVVGLGAMGLGMATTLASNGFAVKGFDLSDGRRKLADEGGVAPCETLADVFVDTDFIVFSLPTAKDVAAVVEANLDALKAADDRVVIIDTSTSEPDVSRDLAAGLNALGHGFLDAPVSGGPAGAASGMLTMMIGGRDADVTRAKMVIDAMAAKALHVGPSGAGNVAKLVNNLLAAAHMVTTGEGLKLALSAGLEPEQALKVLNAASGKSMISEVHFPTWVMNDRFDSGFTMGLMRKDVRLASELAARTGAALPLSAAVARLWAESPLDNADDFTRMGAFRATANDN